The DNA window ATCCACTAGGTTTGGTGGGGCCAGTAATAATTCTCGCTAAGGTATTCCTGCAAGAGTTGTGGAAAGAGAAAATTGAATGGGATGATCCATTATCACCCAAGCTGCAGGAATACTGGCTGGAGTTCAGGAGAAATATGATTAGTCTTGAATCCATCACTGTACCGCGATGGATTGGTTCTGGCCCGAAATGCTTAGAGGTTGAGCTGCACGGATTTTGCGACGCTTCTGAAAAGGCATATGGAGCATGTTTCTACGTGAGGAGTGTATGGGAGAACGGAACTATCGCAGTACGCTTATTGACATCGAAGTCCAAAGTAGCTCCTTTAGAAGATTTGATACGAAAAAAGAAGAGGCAGTCAATTCCTCGGCTTGAGCTTTCTTCAGCCTTAATAATGAGCCATCTTTATGAGAAGGTAAAAGGCGATCTACCTTTAGTCTCGAAAGCATACTTCTGGACTGATTCAATGATTGTAAAGTGTTGGCTGCAGTCATCCCCATCTCGCTGGCAACCCTTTGTGGCCAATCGAGTGTCCGAGATCCAACACGTTACAAAAGGGAGTGTTTGGAATCATGTATCCGGAGTGGAGAATCCTGCGGATCTAATTTCACGAGGCATGATACCAGCTCAGCTATGCTATTCGACGTTGTGGTGGTGTGGGTCATTTTGGTTGCGCCAAGAACGGTCTGAATGGCCGCAAAGTAGCCATGAATCACCAGAAGACATAAACGCAGCTCTTGTGGAGGAAAAAGCCTCGATATCGTGTTCTGTTCAGACTCTGTCACCCAGTGAAATTTTTACGTTGCGATCGTCGTTACTGGCTCTGATTCGTCTTGTTGTTCTTATTCGACGTTTCGTTCACAACGCTAGACGAGTCAACAGGGAAAACAGGACAACCGGATTCATCTCCCATGCAGAATCGGAAGAAGCTCTAATGGAATTGATAACACTGGCACAGAACGAATGTTTTCTTTCAGAGATGGCGATTCTTAAGAAAGGAGGTCAGGTGGTTGATTCCTCCCGCCTCATCGGAAAAAACTCTAGGTTGATCAACGGTATAATCCATGTTGGCGGTCGGTTGCGACATGCGCCTTTATCTACTGGAAGAAAACACTCGATTATACTGGATGATCGACACCCTCTCACCACACTGATTGCCCGTCATTACCACCACAAATACTTTCACGCGGGTCAACAGCTTTTGATTTCAAATATACGAGAGCGTTTTTGGCCATTGAATATTCGACGAGTAGCACGGCAGGTAATACATAGTTGTATGCCATGTTTCCGAAGTAAACCAAAGGTGCAAGATCAGTTGATGGCCGATTTACCGGAGGAGAGAGTGAACCCAGCTCCACCATTCCTGAAAGTGGGTTTGGACTATTGTGGTCCGTTCTTTATGTCGTACCTTGGGCGTAAGGCTCGGCCGGTAAGATGCTATGTAGCACTATTTGTGTGTTTGGTGACTAAAGCGGTACATTTGGAGATAGTAGCGGATCTTACAACCCAAGCATTCTTGGCTGCATTGAAGCGATTCGGGGCACGTAGGTCGAAACCATCATTGATAATGTGTGATAACGCCAAAACGTTCGTCGGAGCTAGAAAGGAACTTGATGAACTTGCAAGCCTGCTCAGTGCACAACAATTTCAGGAATCTGTGATGAAGGAGGCGATGATTGAGAGTATTGAATTCAAATTCATCCCTGCAAGAACCCCGAATTTTGGTGGTTTGTGGGAGGCGGCAGTAAAATCATTCAAAAGCCATTTCAAGAAAACGATTGGAACCAATACGTTAACTTGCGATGAACTTACTACGGTAGTGGTACAAATTGAGGCGTGCTTGAATTCTCGACCATTGACAGCACTGAGCAGTGACCCAAATGATCTGGAGGTTTTGACACCGGGCCACTTTCTCGTCCAACGGCCGCTAACTGCCATCGCCGAACCGAATTTTGAGATGATCAAGAAGAACAGACTATCGGCATGGTAAAGGTCCCAAGACTTCGTGCAGAAGATCTGGAAGAAGTGGTCAACGCAGTATCTTTCGGACTTGCATAATCGAACGAAGTGGACCAGACAACGCGACAATTTACAAGTAGGAATGATGGTTCTACTGAAAGAGGAGAACCTGCCTCCTTTACGATGGCAAATGGGTCGTGTGATGGAAGTGCGCACTGGGGACGACGGCAAGGTTCGCGTCGCTGCAGTTCGAACTAAGGATTCAATATATGTGAGAGGAATCTCCAAGATTTGTATCTTACCAATCAGAGACAACGAACCATCGTTACAAGGGGAGAAATAGTGTCTCCTCCAACGGGGCGTTTCAGACGCCGGCGGGGGTTGGAAGAgtctttatgcattttattttgAGCAAAAAGTAATATGATTTCTTTTTTGCCAGCACTGTTGTCCCTTGCCCCTTGGACCCCGGTCCGGATCTGCTGTTCCCTGTCATTTTAAGGTCCGTATCGCATCCTACAGAAACGTCAATCATGGTTCACACCCACAGCTTCGGGTTATTTGCTGTCTAGTGTAGCATGCTGCACTCTAGACTCGGCGTATGCAACGCCGTGGAGACTGAGAGTCTCCACATGCCAAAAAGGAAAGTAATGCTCTCTCATTTGAATTGTCAGGTCACATGCTCCTTACAATCGGGTGTCACACGTCTCACATCCGTTCACAATCAACGAACCCATCAACATGTCCAGCCCTTATGACACATTGCATCCGCCGATTTTTCTTATTATCCTGCGTGTCAGACAATCGTCGTGGAAGTAAGCTACCTGGCAGCAATCGAAAAGGAAAAAGTCGGTACATCATCGCATCAAGGTTAGCAAATCATCAAGCATCAGAAACTCCGTAGAATCAGAGGTCGATAAAGGCAGCAGTGGATAGCATTGGTGCTGGAAGCACCCGCGGAGGTCGCGAAGGCCTCCGCTCCAGGGAAGTCCTGTAATTGTGTGTAAATTCCGTTTAAAAAACAGTCTCTCATCATTTCAGTCGATCGATGTCAACAATCTTCGCTTTCATCACTGGGGAATCCTGGATGTTGGAGATACATGGCTGAAGCAGGTCGTATCATCGCAGCGGTAGAATCCGAAATACAGTCCACTCGAAGCAGAAACGAAATAAAACTACAGACCAGCACATGAAATTGCATCCAACGGCACTCCAGACTATAACCAACAACAATTCCGATGCAGTTTCATATAAAACGTTTTATCAAGTACGGCGTAAGGAACAACAATGTTACCACCGGACGATGTTTTTATTTGTATATTGATGTCAAATTGTTAACAGTCCTAGTAATCGTAATAGTCGTAGTAGATAGAGATAGAAAAATGTTGAAAGGTCTTTCAAGGCGGCCGGGGTGAAGAGAAACAGAGAAAGAGTAGCTAACGCTTAAATGGTCGGTGCTACCAGGCATCCGTTCACTACAAGCATGTGCGTCGGTCGCTACTCATATGATTTATAGTCAATATTATATAACCATGTTATCACTACAATCAAATATCGATCGAGGGTAAAAAATCGCATCTCGGTTGAAAGCTTGTTCGGAAATAGGTAAATGATCAGTCTCAAATAAACTCTGAATCACATCGGTTGCGTCAATTTGTACACCGTTCGTTTAAATTCAATAGTGCAATAAATTACGGAGAGTGTCTGCCAAATTTGTAAGTGATATCGAACCGTTTTGAGTTATTGCACCGAAAACCCAGAAGTGTTCGTTTCCCCAATCCGGTCCAAAGTTACCACtcaacttatatatatatatatatatatatatatatatatatatatatatatatatatatatatatatatatatatatatatatatatatatatatatatatatatatatatatatatatatatatatatatatatatatatatatatatatatatatatatatatatatatatatatatatatatatatatatatatatatatatatatatatatatatatatatatatatatatatatatatatatatgttatatttggagcaaaaaatcgttctacacataccatcaaatctcaaccgttacagagttattgaactttttgtgtaaaaaacttgtttatcttaaaacacctataactcaaaaagtatacctcgtaaTTTAAATCTGttagtgccattggaaaggtgagaaaaatctttcagataattagttttaattaccatttaattgtaaagtagttaaaagttagtgtttttgatgaggtttttgttaattttctcaaaataatgaattatgattatagcaatatctattatccaaaagttgggtttgacgacgattcataatttgttcttcaacataatattcctatctcttgtcgattccttgtaatttgacttctaaacttttcctgtaattgacttgcaagttcttaaaagactagaatccaaaaaaatatgctttatatcgctattatcagggcttcattagaaagctgaaatttttttctttcggtgtatgtacagatatcttttagttaagtgtactacatgactttttactagtaaaataactcaaaatttgcgtttttggtgatttttgtaattattctaattatttatcaactaaatttatcgttactattgttcatatggtgccccttaatattctctacaacttgttgtttgacactttatccctatcgcttctcctttcgctgcaatttaatagttagcacagcatggccttatcacaaatgtagtgggttcgaaatcg is part of the Topomyia yanbarensis strain Yona2022 chromosome 1, ASM3024719v1, whole genome shotgun sequence genome and encodes:
- the LOC131696440 gene encoding uncharacterized protein LOC131696440, which encodes MAILKKGGQVVDSSRLIGKNSRLINGIIHVGGRLRHAPLSTGRKHSIILDDRHPLTTLIARHYHHKYFHAGQQLLISNIRERFWPLNIRRVARQVIHSCMPCFRSKPKVQDQLMADLPEERVNPAPPFLKVGLDYCGPFFMSYLGRKARPVRCYVALFVCLVTKAVHLEIVADLTTQAFLAALKRFGARRSKPSLIMCDNAKTFVGARKELDELASLLSAQQFQESVMKEAMIESIEFKFIPARTPNFGGLWEAAVKSFKSHFKKTIGTNTLTCDELTTVVVQIEACLNSRPLTALSSDPNDLEVLTPGHFLVQRPLTAIAEPNFEMIKKNRLSAW